CCGGCGGGATTTGTTGGCTGGGGCTGGCAGCATCATGGTTGGACGCAGATTTATGAAGACTTCTCCGCCATGCCGCTCTGGTATGCACCGCTATCCATCCTACTCTATCTGCTGGCACATGACACATGGTTCTACTGGACCCATCGCTGGATGCACCAGCCGAAATGGTTCCGCATCGCCCATGCGGTGCATCACGAAAGCCGCCCGCCCACGGCATGGGCCGCGATGAGCTTTCATCCGATCGAGGCGGTCACCGGCGCTATTGTTATCCCGCTTCTGGTCTTCATCATCCCGATCCATGTCGGCATGTTGGGCATCGTATTGGCGATCATGACGATTATGGGCGTCACCAATCATATGGGCTGGGAACTCTTTCCGCGCTGGTTGGTTCATGGACAGTTAGGAAAATGGGTGATAACGGCCAGCCACCATGAACGGCATCATCAGGCCTATAATTGCAATTATGGGCTGTATTTCCGGCATTGGGATCGTCTATGCGGCACCGACCAGGGCCTTGGGGATTGGGCCAAAAAGCGTGTTGGACGAAGCTCTGCTGCCTGAAATAGCGCGGTGCTTGGGTCGCCAAACAGTATTCAAGTGGGGAAAATATGACATCATTTCTGGTAGCGGCGCTAAGGTCGCATCGCTTTGGCAACACCGTCAAAGCTGGACTTGCGCTGGCTGTGACGCCTTTGCTCGGTGGTGCCGCACCATTATGCAACCTGCATATCGATATTGATAATCTGCGTTCAACCAAGGGTCTGGTGCAGCTTTGTCTTACCGCCGATCAACGCCATTTTCCCGATTGCGATGATGACCCGAATGCGCGCCGCCTGACCGTCAAGGCCAGTTCTGGCCAAGCGGTTTTCTCCAACCTGCCCTCAGGCGACTATGCCATCGCCATCGTCCATGATGAAAATGGCAACTCGCGGCTCGACAAATTTGCCGGTATCCCGCGCGAGGGCATTGGCTTTTCGCGTAACCCGAAATTCACCTTCGGCCCGCCAAAGTTCCGCAAGGCGTTGTTCACAGCCTCGCAAAGCGCAAACCATGAGCGTATAAGAGTGAAATATTATCTCTGATACACGCGTGATACACACGTTCATCGGGCAATAATCTTCACATCCATATAGGCGCTTGGCAGGCGGATTTCGTCGGTTTATCGAGAATATTTGCGATTCCGTCCCAAGTTATTGAACGCTGCGTAAAGTAACTCTAAAGGCTATCGCAAACGCACGCCCAGTATGGATTCGGAGGGCATTTTTGCCTGCATATCGGAAAATTTCCCCATTGATATCTCTGCACGCGCTTGCACTGGCGTTGCCGCTCGCCCTTTGGTCACACGGCCCGGCGCAAGCGCAGGAGGCGGAGGTTGCCACCGATGTGCAAGATGGCACTGCTCCGGTTGTTGCAGCCGCCGCTGGCTTGGGCAAAACAGCGATAAACGATGCCTCAGCCGATCAGCAGGACAATATCTTTGACGGCGACTATATCACTCTGGGCGTTGGTGCGCTGTATAGCCCCAGCTTTCAGGGCTCCGATGACTATGCTGTATTTCCCGCACCAGCCGTTGTCGGACGCATTGAAGGCATTAATTTTGTCAGCCGTGGCACCGGCATTTCCGCTGATCTGTGGACCAATGAAGAACGACGCAATGTTGACGTTATCCTGGGTCCGGTGGCCCGGCTACGCTTTGACCGCACCTCGCTGGGAAGCATCAATGATCCGGTGATTGAGACACTGGGCGATGTTGACCTGCCGCTCGAGCTGGGCATCAGCGCCGGGGTACAGCTCTCCAATGTGCTCACCCCTGTCGACACAATCGCGGCGGCTATCGAGGTCAAGCATGATGTTGTCGGCGCACATAATGGCCTGATCATTACCCCCAATATCACCTATTTTACCGCGCTCAGCCAAGGCGTGGTGGTCAGCGCCACGATATCAGGTGAAATTGTCAATGATGACTTCGCCGACACCTATTTCAGTATCGATGCCGCCGACAGCCTCGCCAGCGGCCTGCCGGTTTATCAGGCCGAGGGCGGTCTGAAAAACATCACCAGCCTGCTGCTTGTCGGCTTTGATCTTGATGGCAATCTCGCCAATGGCGGCTTCGCACTCTTCGGTGCGGTCAGCTATCAGCGCATATTGGGCGATACCCGCGACAGCCCGATTATTAGCGTCAGAGGTGACGCTGACCAATATGTCGGCGCTATTGGCATTGGATATACTTTCTGAAGTTCTCACAAACAAAAAATGTTAGGGAACCGTTTGTTCAGCAGTTAGTTATTGAACGGAGCGTAAGCGAACCCCAATCGAAGTCATCCTCATTCCCCACAATATAAGGATTTCAACCATGGCCCTTTCGAAGCCGAAGAATTTGCGTGGTCCAAAGTTTAGCAAAAGTAGCAGCTATGTCGCCATTGCGGCTACTGCGCTCTGCATCACTAGCCCGGCTTTAGCCGAGGATGAAACAGCGCCCCCCGAATTTCAGCAGGATGAGACGATAACCCCGGTAAATGTTGCTGATACGGTCATGTTCGCGGATCAGTCTGCGGACCCAATCACCGGTCTAAATCCCGCCACGCTGGATGCCATGGCCAGCAAGGCCCAGCAGCAGGGTCCGCTGACCAAAGAAGAAATCGAAATGATGAAGAATCTGGCGACATCTGTGTTCGCCGGAGACTTTCTCACCATTGGTGCCGGTGTCGGCATGGTACCGAGCTATCAGGGGTCAGACAATTATGTCCTTTTCCCCGCGCCGCAAATTGTTGGCCAGGTTGACGGCTTTCAGTTCGCCGCTGTCGGCCCCGGCCTCTCGGTTGACCTGATCCGCGAAAAGCCGCTGGACCGGATCAACATCATCGCCGGTCCGCTGATCCGCGGTAACCTGAACCGGGTGATCCGCTCACAGATCAATGACCCGGTTGTCGAGGCACTGGGGGATCTGGATGTGGCGATTGAAGTCGGTGGCCGCTTTGGCGTGGGTATAACCGGTGTGCTCAGCCGCTTCGATACGCTCAGCTTCACCACCAATGTCGCCTTTGATGTCGCCGGCGCGCATGGCGGCATGGTCGTCACGCCATCAATCAACTATCGCCGCCCGATCGGGAAAGCGACCTTCTTCCGCGCCAGCGTCTCCACCGAATGGGCCGATGGTGACTATACTGATTATTATTTCGGTATTGATGGCGCAGGCAGCATCGCCAGCGGCCTGCCCACCTTTACTGGCGGTAGCGGCTTTAACAGCGTCTCGGGCAATATTCTGCTGACCCATGACCTATCCGGCAATGCTTTTGATGGCGGTTGGGGCGTCTTCGGACTGGTCAGCCTGAGCCGCCTGCGCGAAGATGCTGCCGCCTCCCCGATCACCAGCATCCGTGGTGACGCTGATCAGGCCATTCTTGCCGGCGGGGTGACCTATACGTTCTAGGTTCAGGACCAATTAAACAGCCCCTCAATCTAGGCCATTACTCTGTCCTGGATTGAAGCAGATGTGAACAGCCATGGACAGCCGCAATAAATCCTCGTAACCCGCAGTAAATAGAGTTTAGCGGGTGGGGACAGGCGCAAGTAATGGCGGAAAATTATAATCTGACAGCCTTGCTGGCACTTGCCTTTGGTGCCTATGCGCTGGCTGCGGGCTTTGGCATGTTGCGTCATCCGCGCTGGGGCATGGGCATGATTGACGAGTGCGAACGCTCGGCGGCGCTGCGTTTTCTCGTCGGTATTGTGGTCTTTGTTTTGGGGACAACACTGGTGCTGGTGCATCCCATGGGCGACCATTGGCTGTCCATCCTGATCACCGTGCTCGGCTGGATCATCCTTGTCGAAGGGCTGGTATTGCTCGCCTTTCCCGGCCTGATCTGGCCGATTGCCAAGGCGATGCTGGCCTCAAGCAACACCATCTATGCGCTGGCGGCCATGGCTATTGGTATATTCTTTATCGTCGCCGCCTTCACCACCGGATTGCCGTTGCCTGTCAAAGGATAATGCCGGTCTGATCGGCTTCGGGATGATGCGGCTCATCGGGCCATAAGTCATTCGCATAAGCCGCGGGCATTGGGACCAGCATCCGGTATTTGATCATCGTCAATGCCATTTGCTATCCTCCCTCTTAACAACCAACGCAGAATGATGAGTCGGAGCATATCGATTCACACAATATGGGAGAGGCAAAGATATGGCGCAGCAGGCAGAGTTACAGGAGCAGGTAGCCGATAATCATGTTGACGTACTGATTGTTGGTGCAGGGATATCAGGGATCGGCTCGGCCTATCATCTGCAGCAGCAATGCCCCGGCAAGAGCTACGCCATATTGGAGATGAAGGACAGTTTTGGCGGCACCTGGGAGACGCATAAATATCCCGGTGTCCGTTCGGATTCCGATCTCTATACCTTTGGCTATCGCTTCAAGCCCTGGGTCGGCGCACCCATCGCCAGTGGCGAAGAAATCCTGAAATATCTGGGCGAGGTGATCGAAGAGAACGGCATTGATCAGCATATCCATTATGGCCACCGTATCACTGCATGCAAATGGAGCAGCGCGGATAATCTGTGGACCATAGAAGCGACCCGATCGGACGGCACCGATACCGTCTTCACCGCCAATTTCCTGTGGATGTGCCAGGGCTATTATGACCATGAGAACCCCTATATCCCCGATTGGGAGGGCCTTTCCGACTATCAGGGTGATTTCATCCATGCGCAGCAATGGGACCCGGACTATGACTATGCGGGCAAGCGCATAGTGGTGATCGGATCGGGCGCGACAGCGGCGACGGTGATCCCTGCTTTTGCCGAAAAGGCGCAGCACGTCACCATGCTACAGCGCTCCCCCACCTATTTCTTCTGCAGCGAAAACAAAAATGAACTGGCGGATCGCTTGCGCGAAGTCGGCGTCGATGAGCCGACGGTTCATCGCTGCGTCCGCGCGCAGGTGATGTTTGATCAGGATGTCCTCACCCGCCGCGCGAAAGAGGAGCCGGATGTCGTGTTTGAGGAGTTGAAAGCGCTGATCCGCGAATTTACCGGCAAGCCCGATTTCGAATTTGAGCCGCATTTCACGCCGCGCTATCGTCCTTGGCAGCAGCGTCTTGCCTTTTGCCCCGAAGGCGATGTCTTCAAGGCGGCGGTTGATGGCAGGCTGACGGTCGTCACCGACACGATTGACCGCTTCACCGAAAAAGGCGTGCGCACCAGTTCGGGTGAAGAGCTTGAGGCGGACCTGATCGTCGCGACCACGGGTTTTCAGCTTTCGGTGATGGGCAATATTCCCTTTGAGGTCGATGGCGAGGCGGTCGACTGGCATGAGACGCTCACCTATCGCGGCATGATGTTCACCGATATCCCCAATCTCGCCTGGGTGATGGGCTATTTCCGCGCCAGCTGGACCTTGCGGGTCGACATGCTGGGCGATTTTGTCTGCCGCCTGCTCAACCATATGGACGCCAAGGGCGTACAACGGGTCAACGTCGCACCGCGCGCCGAAGATGCCGATATGCAACTCCTCGACTGGATGGATGAGGATGACTTCAACCCCGGCTATATGCAACGCGGCATGCACCTGATGCCCCGGCGCGGCGCGAAGCATGAGTGGATGCACAATCAGGACTATTGGGCCGAGAAGGACGAAATTCCGTATATTGACCTCGATGGCAGCGAGTTTCTCTATGACGGCAAACGCGCCAGCAGCGCGGCGGAACCGGAAGTAGCAGCGGCTGAATAGGCCCAACAACGCCATTGCCCATCCGTGTCTTTTCGCGTAAACCCATGCCATTCCCCGGGGGGCCTGTATGCGATGACAGGCTGAGAGCGGACCATCCGCGACCCGTTGAACCTGATCCGGCTAACACCGGCGGAGGGAGGGAGCGGTTTAAGCCTTAATACCCTTGGCCCAAAAACCGTCCTTGCTCCGCAACCTGATGGAGCAAGACATATGGCAGATATCCCCGCAAAGACCGAAGTCAACGTCACCACCGGACCCATTCGTGGCAGCCGCAAAATCCATGTCGCCTCGCGCGGTGAACATTGCGTCCCCGTGGCGATGCGCGAGATTGATCTGGAGCCCAGCAGCGGTGAGCCGCCGGTGCGCGTTTATGATACCTCAGGGCCATACACCGACCCCGATGCGCATATCGATATCATGGCCGGTCTGCCCGCCTTGCGCCGCGACTGGATTATGGGCCGCGAGGATGTCGAGGAATATGATGCCCGCGAAGTAAAGCCCGAGGATAATGGCCAGCTCGGCCCGGATCGCTCGGGCGGCGTGCGCCCCTTCCCCAATGTCGTCCAGCGGCCGTTGCGCGCCAAGTCCGGCATGAATGTCACCCAGATGCACTATGCCCGCAAAGGCATTATCACGCCGGAAATGGAATATGTCGCCGAGCGTGAAAATCTCGGCCGCGCCCAGATGAAGGACCACATCCGCGATGGCGAAGATTGGGGCGCTGCCATCCCCGATTTCGTCACGCCCGAATTTGTCCGCGATGAGGTCGCCAAGGGCCGCGCCATCATCCCCAACAATATCAACCACCCGGAATCCGAGCCGATGGCGATTGGCCGCAATTTCCTGGTCAAGATCAACGCCAATATCGGCAACAGCGCGGTCGCCAGCGACGTCGCCTCAGAGGTCGACAAGCTGGTCTGGGCCATCCGCTGGGGCGGCGACACGGTGATGGACCTTTCCACCGGGCGCAACATTCATGACACCCGCGAATGGATCATCCGCAACTCGCCCGTGCCCATCGGCACCGTGCCCATCTATCAGGCACTGGAAAAGGTCGGCGGTGTGGCCGAAGACCTGACCTGGGAGATTTTCCGCGATACCCTGATCGAACAGGCCGAACAGGGCGTTGATTATTTCACCATCCATGCCGGTGTGCGCCTGCCCTATGTGCCGCTGGCGGCGAAGCGCGTCACCGGCATTGTCAGCCGCGGCGGATCGATCATGGCGAAATGGTGCCTGGCGCACCACAAGGAGAGCTTCCTCTACGAGCATTTTGACGAGATCAGCGAAATCTGCGCCGCCTATGACATCGCCTATTCGCTCGGCGATGGCCTGCGCCCCGGCAGCATCGCCGATGCCAATGACGAGGCACAATTTGCCGAGCTCTACACGCTGGGCGAGCTGACCAAGCGCGCCTGGGCGCAGGATGTGCAGGTGATGATCGAGGGCCCCGGCCATGTGCCGATGCACAAGATCAAGGAGAATATGGAGAAGCAGCTTGAGGCCTGTGGCGAGGCGCCTTTCTACACCCTCGGCCCCCTCACCACCGATATTGCGCCCGGCTATGACCATATCACCTCGGCGATCGGCGCGGCGCAGATCGGCTGGTACGGCACCGCCATGCTCTGCTATGTCACGCCGAAGGAACATCTCGGCCTGCCCGACCGCGATGATGTGAAAGTCGGCGTCGTCACCTACAAACTCGCCGCCCACGCCGCCGACCTCGCCAAGGGCCACCCGGCTGCCAAGGTCCGCGACGATGCGCTGTCAAAGGCCCGCTTCGAATTCCGCTGGCGCGACCAGTTCAACCTATCGCTCGACCCGGATACGGCAGAGGATTATCACGACCAGACGCTACCCGCAGAAGGCGCGAAAACCGCCCATTTCTGCAGCATGTGCGGCCCGAAATTCTGCTCAATGAAAATCAGCCAGGAAGTGCGCGAGTTTGCAGCGAATAATCCCAATGGCGTGCTAGGCGACTCCCCCCTCCCGCCTGCGGGAGGGGCCGGGGGCGGGTTAGATGACTCACGCAAAGACGCAAAGACGCTAAGTGAAGGCGAGGCGCAAGCGGGCATGGAGGAGATGGCCAAAGTCTATAAGGACAAAGGACAGGAGCTGTATCTTCCGGCAGACGCCGTGGATAACGAAACACCATAAACCACCACATCTCGTCATGCCGAACTTGGTTCAGGATGACGAGTAAAAGGGGCTTAGGAGGTCGTCTTGCCAACCGTGCTGCGGATCAAAGGCTATCGCTTCTATTTCTATAGCCATGAGCCCAATGAGCCGCCGCATATTCATGTGGATGAGGGGAGCAACGCGCTAAAGGCCTGGCTGGAGCCGGTTTCACTGGCGCGCAATATCGGCTTTCGCCCGCATGAGATTAATGGCATATTGAAGCTGGTCGAGGAAAACCGCACCGCACTGCTGGAGGCATGGCATGAGCATTTTGGCTAAAG
The sequence above is drawn from the Parasphingorhabdus sp. SCSIO 66989 genome and encodes:
- a CDS encoding sterol desaturase family protein; translation: MIKAPLFISLLAMTGIIAVRYLAASCFFAWVTSKIRPGQYSKQSKQIRKEIYWSLMSAAIYGIPAGFVGWGWQHHGWTQIYEDFSAMPLWYAPLSILLYLLAHDTWFYWTHRWMHQPKWFRIAHAVHHESRPPTAWAAMSFHPIEAVTGAIVIPLLVFIIPIHVGMLGIVLAIMTIMGVTNHMGWELFPRWLVHGQLGKWVITASHHERHHQAYNCNYGLYFRHWDRLCGTDQGLGDWAKKRVGRSSAA
- a CDS encoding DUF2141 domain-containing protein; translation: MTSFLVAALRSHRFGNTVKAGLALAVTPLLGGAAPLCNLHIDIDNLRSTKGLVQLCLTADQRHFPDCDDDPNARRLTVKASSGQAVFSNLPSGDYAIAIVHDENGNSRLDKFAGIPREGIGFSRNPKFTFGPPKFRKALFTASQSANHERIRVKYYL
- a CDS encoding MipA/OmpV family protein encodes the protein MISLHALALALPLALWSHGPAQAQEAEVATDVQDGTAPVVAAAAGLGKTAINDASADQQDNIFDGDYITLGVGALYSPSFQGSDDYAVFPAPAVVGRIEGINFVSRGTGISADLWTNEERRNVDVILGPVARLRFDRTSLGSINDPVIETLGDVDLPLELGISAGVQLSNVLTPVDTIAAAIEVKHDVVGAHNGLIITPNITYFTALSQGVVVSATISGEIVNDDFADTYFSIDAADSLASGLPVYQAEGGLKNITSLLLVGFDLDGNLANGGFALFGAVSYQRILGDTRDSPIISVRGDADQYVGAIGIGYTF
- a CDS encoding MipA/OmpV family protein, with the translated sequence MALSKPKNLRGPKFSKSSSYVAIAATALCITSPALAEDETAPPEFQQDETITPVNVADTVMFADQSADPITGLNPATLDAMASKAQQQGPLTKEEIEMMKNLATSVFAGDFLTIGAGVGMVPSYQGSDNYVLFPAPQIVGQVDGFQFAAVGPGLSVDLIREKPLDRINIIAGPLIRGNLNRVIRSQINDPVVEALGDLDVAIEVGGRFGVGITGVLSRFDTLSFTTNVAFDVAGAHGGMVVTPSINYRRPIGKATFFRASVSTEWADGDYTDYYFGIDGAGSIASGLPTFTGGSGFNSVSGNILLTHDLSGNAFDGGWGVFGLVSLSRLREDAAASPITSIRGDADQAILAGGVTYTF
- a CDS encoding flavin-containing monooxygenase; translation: MAQQAELQEQVADNHVDVLIVGAGISGIGSAYHLQQQCPGKSYAILEMKDSFGGTWETHKYPGVRSDSDLYTFGYRFKPWVGAPIASGEEILKYLGEVIEENGIDQHIHYGHRITACKWSSADNLWTIEATRSDGTDTVFTANFLWMCQGYYDHENPYIPDWEGLSDYQGDFIHAQQWDPDYDYAGKRIVVIGSGATAATVIPAFAEKAQHVTMLQRSPTYFFCSENKNELADRLREVGVDEPTVHRCVRAQVMFDQDVLTRRAKEEPDVVFEELKALIREFTGKPDFEFEPHFTPRYRPWQQRLAFCPEGDVFKAAVDGRLTVVTDTIDRFTEKGVRTSSGEELEADLIVATTGFQLSVMGNIPFEVDGEAVDWHETLTYRGMMFTDIPNLAWVMGYFRASWTLRVDMLGDFVCRLLNHMDAKGVQRVNVAPRAEDADMQLLDWMDEDDFNPGYMQRGMHLMPRRGAKHEWMHNQDYWAEKDEIPYIDLDGSEFLYDGKRASSAAEPEVAAAE
- the thiC gene encoding phosphomethylpyrimidine synthase ThiC; amino-acid sequence: MADIPAKTEVNVTTGPIRGSRKIHVASRGEHCVPVAMREIDLEPSSGEPPVRVYDTSGPYTDPDAHIDIMAGLPALRRDWIMGREDVEEYDAREVKPEDNGQLGPDRSGGVRPFPNVVQRPLRAKSGMNVTQMHYARKGIITPEMEYVAERENLGRAQMKDHIRDGEDWGAAIPDFVTPEFVRDEVAKGRAIIPNNINHPESEPMAIGRNFLVKINANIGNSAVASDVASEVDKLVWAIRWGGDTVMDLSTGRNIHDTREWIIRNSPVPIGTVPIYQALEKVGGVAEDLTWEIFRDTLIEQAEQGVDYFTIHAGVRLPYVPLAAKRVTGIVSRGGSIMAKWCLAHHKESFLYEHFDEISEICAAYDIAYSLGDGLRPGSIADANDEAQFAELYTLGELTKRAWAQDVQVMIEGPGHVPMHKIKENMEKQLEACGEAPFYTLGPLTTDIAPGYDHITSAIGAAQIGWYGTAMLCYVTPKEHLGLPDRDDVKVGVVTYKLAAHAADLAKGHPAAKVRDDALSKARFEFRWRDQFNLSLDPDTAEDYHDQTLPAEGAKTAHFCSMCGPKFCSMKISQEVREFAANNPNGVLGDSPLPPAGGAGGGLDDSRKDAKTLSEGEAQAGMEEMAKVYKDKGQELYLPADAVDNETP
- a CDS encoding DUF4160 domain-containing protein — its product is MLRIKGYRFYFYSHEPNEPPHIHVDEGSNALKAWLEPVSLARNIGFRPHEINGILKLVEENRTALLEAWHEHFG